CATTGATAAATAATAACTTGTAATGTTATAGAGcttttaatgataattatatttaatcgtAGGGCATTCAAGCTATTCGTTGCCCGGCTGGTCTATTCTTCGATATCGAGAAGCAAACTTGTGACTGGAAGGATGCCGTTAAGAATTGCAAATTAAAGAACAAGGAGCGCAAAGTCAAGCCTTTGTTGTACACAGAGGAGCCTCTCTGCCAGGACGGATTCCTGGCCTGCGGAGATGGCACCTGCATTGAACGCGGTCTATTCTGTAATGGCGAGAAAGACTGCGCCGATGGATCCGACGAAAATAGTTGTGGTAAGTTTACTTTACACACAGTTTGCCCGTTGCCCGTCAAACGAGCGCCAATCATATTCAGGATGCAGCCAAGTAGCCATGGCGATGTGATATCAACGTAAGCCTACGTCCATATATGAATTAGTATAATAACCGCGATGACCTTACGACTCTCATTTCCTGCTGCTACCGGCTGTTACAACAGCCCGCTGTTATTATTTTAGGAAAGTACgtgtagaaataaataaattattgtagaTTTCTAAAAACCCTCCTACAAATGAaactggtttttagggttccgtagtcaactaggaatccttatagtttcgccatgtccgtccgtctgtctgtctgtgtctatctgaggctttgctccgtgatcgttagtgctagaaagctgcaatttggtatggatatataaatcaataaatccaaCAAAGTCGTAGAATAAAATCCGAAagccaattattttaattaagtactgcACGATTATCCAAATTTGCCTTCTatttggtttcctcgtattcgatatgaaaagtaaatTGTTTAACTTcggtgaaaggcaccaagcatcattaaatccctttgttaacaatcttctatactaatagctccagtttagcctttgtgacggaagggtaactacggaaccctacactgagcatggcccgacatgctcttagcCGGTTTTTAAGTCATGGCAGTTCACAGTGTTGataagttttcattttaaaGTCGGAGAAAACCTTCGGAGGAAACCACCTATTTTATACCACATACCACATACCTAGTTATGATTATGACTGTGCTGTGCAATGCAATATTTAGTGTAGTTCTAGagtacataagtacctatacttacgTATATCTATTCAAAAACATTTTGCCAAGATTTGATATGTAGGTGTAAATATACATAACTAATAGCGGTCTATATAACGAACccggtttgtttttttttacttaaataagcAAATTTTACAAGTTTATTAAGTACAAGTTTAAGTGTATAAATTGATGAAACAAGTGCTCTCTTAAAAATGTATGATTACGgagtaataaaaacaaattcgttttataataatttttaaaatacctatttaatgtatattttattatactatgtATTTTACCGTACATTAATTTAATGCAAACAAATCTAAAACAAACATAGCGactttacaaatacataaaaactAGCCCGTAAGGCGTGACGACCGACCTGCCCGAAATGCCAATCACTTGGCCTAAAAAAACATCTCGCTGCCATGTCGTAATATACCTTAAGCAAATGGGGtgttattttattcatattggATCGAATATGTTAACGGGCGGTTTATTATCTGCCAATGAttcacatgttttattttacccCACGAGTTTTTGGAATATGAGTATATATCCTTCATTTCAGCATGACCGCAATACATTTTAATGCAGACGTTCTGGGAAAAGCAGGTTCTACTTAAACAGGCTTACATCACAAAGCGCTGCGCTGACTCTTGTCGCGCTCCAAGGTTGCTGGAACCAGTCCGCGCGATCTATTTCTTTTGTAGTTTAATTAAAGAATTAAACAAATCACTCGtgtaaaaattgttaactaAGTCAAACACGAATTCTTGTTCAGCCTCTATTTTGCACTAATCTCATTATAtgcgattgtttttttttttttaatttagatgcTCAATTTGCATAACTTGTACTCAAGTACATAGGTACGGTACAAGACAGTGTGTTACTGTTATTTCGATAGATTTTTGGACGAGTTTAGAGTAATATTTGTGATTGGATTCGATAGTCACAAGTTATGATTTTACCCTAAGACTTATGCCATCATTGtctttttattagatttattaaacAACGTTATGAAATTTCTATACTTTTCAAAAATATCACGAAACATCATTTTTGAACTATTCCGTTAATGGAATAACTCCAATACAccttatagcacaatcggattaggactaacctcgatttagtatatatgttaattaaaggtctctttttcatgtccacactatttgacatctggggacctcgaggaatcgcagtcATCTTGGTAAATGTGtcccatcctggagaaattttaaTTTGAAGGGCGAGAGGAATCTACCGttacgtcatttaaaaaaaaatcgtccagtatcctgagctacagagtgtactgattatcagtatttaaacccataaccctactttctgtataagtcgcagtcgagtaaaatgttaatattggGGTAGagcgtgtacaaatgtatagacaaaagtggaattcatattcctccagttttctattaagagaatatcccctgaaagggtataagcgccaAACCtggattcagcaattattttctataggtaaaaagatgtattttttccgcaaagatatcgaggactgttttgtgtagaatttaataagctttaatgttgccttgcaccatgttttcatagaaaacgtagAGTAAAACGCCttcaggatggtacacattttccaagatggctgcgattcctcgaggtccccaactgtcaaatagtgtggacatgaaaaggAGACCTTTAATTATCATACATATCAAATCTCAGGACTACtctagagatttcgaggttagcctaatccgattgtgctattaaaCACATGTacgtgtttaaattttattgcaattaATCAACAAGCATATAACCGAATCAAAAAGTGAAATCAAATCGGGTGTCAGCTGTAGAGACTGATTTGATCAAGCGAAAGTACCCATACTGGTTCCGTCCGACTCTCGTCTCGATCCGATACTCATACAAGTTTACATTAGGCACGCTCACGCTCACGCCGACTGCATCTTTAAAGTTACTGTCTTGTACAGTAATATTACACAAAATTAACTGAACTCACATTTATATAGGCAAAtactttatttacttacaatttACATGTAcctgtaagtaaataaaataaagtatttgcctatatactttatttacttacataggtacatgtaaatttagttagttttatatttaggtataaaaaCTAACTGCAAATTCCACTATTACAAATAACATGATTAACATGATCTGATTCTTAAGCCAATGAAACACTCTAAACCTAAATCTGTGAAATATGATCTTGTATAATATACCGGTTTAATTAAGATCTGAGTTGCAAATTGATCGTTGCAACTgcgttgaaataaaattataaaacagtgtaaataggtacctaacagtaatatgttttgttgtagaTATCGACAACGATCCGAACAGGGCTCCGCCTTGCGACCCAAGCCAATGCCAGTTGCCCGACTGTTTCTGCTCGGAGGACGGCACCACAATCCCCGGCGACCTGCCGTCCCGTGATGTCCCCCAGATGATCACGATTACCTTTGATGACGccattaacaacaacaacatagagCTGTACAAAGAAATTTTTAATGGCAAGCGCAAGAACCCCAACGGTTGCGATATCAAAGCCACGTACTTCGTTTCCCACAAGTACACCAACTACTCTGCTGTACAGGAGACTCACCGCAAGGGACACGAGATTGCCGTGCACTCAATCACGTAAGTTTACCAATCGAACTAAGTTTAATTTCAAAAACGACATTTTCGTCGCTAGATTTAATTAATACGATACCTCCATTGATATTTACATTAGATAAGCCGCTATATCATGTTATTTTTTCCTAGGCATAACGATGATGAGCGTTTCTGGAGCAATGCCACGGTCGACGACTGGGGCAAGGAAATGGCTGGCATGAGGGTCATCATTGAGAAGTACGCCAACGTGACAGACAACAGCGTGGTCGGTGTTCGCGCCCCCTACCTCCGCGTCGGCGGCAACAACCAATTTACCATGATGGAAGAACAAGCTTTCTTGTACGACAGTACGATCACTGCGCCACTCTCCAACCCACCTCTATGGCCGTACACCATGTACTTCCGTATGCCTCAC
This DNA window, taken from Cydia strobilella chromosome 4, ilCydStro3.1, whole genome shotgun sequence, encodes the following:
- the LOC134740576 gene encoding chitin deacetylase 1 is translated as MARSARVATLAACLLFACAVTDGHRWKRQTDDTAKKDESLEQELCKDKDAGEWFRLVAGEGDNCRDVIQCTASGIQAIRCPAGLFFDIEKQTCDWKDAVKNCKLKNKERKVKPLLYTEEPLCQDGFLACGDGTCIERGLFCNGEKDCADGSDENSCDIDNDPNRAPPCDPSQCQLPDCFCSEDGTTIPGDLPSRDVPQMITITFDDAINNNNIELYKEIFNGKRKNPNGCDIKATYFVSHKYTNYSAVQETHRKGHEIAVHSITHNDDERFWSNATVDDWGKEMAGMRVIIEKYANVTDNSVVGVRAPYLRVGGNNQFTMMEEQAFLYDSTITAPLSNPPLWPYTMYFRMPHRCHGNLQSCPTRSHAVWEMVMNELDLREDPTNDEDLPGCAMVDSCSNILTGDQFYNFLNHNFDRHYDQNRAPLGLYFHAAWLKNNPEFLEAFLYWIDEVLQSHNDVYFVTMTQVIQWIQNPRTITEAKNFEPWREKCAVEGNPSCWVPHSCKLTSKEVPGETINLQTCVRCPVNYPWLNDPTGDGHY